The following are encoded together in the Flavobacterium haoranii genome:
- a CDS encoding toxin-antitoxin system YwqK family antitoxin, with protein MKKVMIVAVLLVSGVMFAQVEPKFEVVDQMVKATYYHDNGQIKEQGFYLDGKLHGKWSSFNEDGTKLTMGEYSNGMKTGKWFFWNENSLSEVDYSNSRIADVKKWSRETLAKN; from the coding sequence ATGAAAAAAGTAATGATTGTAGCGGTTTTATTGGTTTCTGGAGTAATGTTTGCTCAAGTTGAACCAAAATTCGAAGTGGTTGACCAAATGGTAAAAGCAACATATTATCACGATAACGGACAAATTAAAGAACAAGGTTTTTACTTAGATGGAAAACTTCATGGAAAATGGTCGTCTTTTAACGAAGATGGAACTAAATTAACTATGGGTGAATACAGCAATGGTATGAAAACTGGAAAATGGTTCTTTTGGAATGAAAATTCATTAAGTGAAGTTGATTATTCTAATAGTCGCATTGCGGATGTAAAAAAATGGTCAAGAGAAACTTTAGCTAAAAACTAA
- a CDS encoding TlpA family protein disulfide reductase produces the protein MKKIALLFVALITLSFTKIDNDKVRFRATIENRHSDTLVIRSRSFNKIVVADKEGNFSDEFSVEEGFYQLFDGAEYAKLYLKNGYDLRMSLNAEKFDESIIFEGDGANENNFLAEMALDDEKFDYAGMLQASETEFPQLLQKRKEFTLNKFEGKDLETNFVNAYKKDFEQSMAGLQAYYNESLKVRKLNGQKSPTFNYENYKGGNTSLDDFKGKYVYVDVWATWCGPCRAEIPALKKLEEHYHGKKEIVFVSISIDQAKDHDKWKKFVKDKELGGVQLFADKDWNSDFVKGYQINGIPRFIIIGPKGEIVNADAPRPSAEDIYQTIDTLLK, from the coding sequence ATGAAGAAAATAGCATTACTTTTTGTTGCTCTTATTACATTATCATTTACAAAAATTGATAATGATAAGGTTAGGTTTAGAGCAACGATTGAAAACAGGCATAGTGATACTTTAGTTATTAGATCAAGATCTTTTAATAAAATTGTTGTAGCAGATAAGGAAGGAAATTTTAGTGATGAATTCTCTGTGGAAGAAGGATTTTATCAATTGTTTGATGGAGCAGAATATGCAAAACTATATTTAAAAAACGGATATGATTTAAGGATGTCTCTAAATGCTGAGAAATTTGATGAAAGCATAATCTTTGAAGGGGATGGTGCAAATGAAAACAATTTTTTAGCTGAAATGGCTCTAGATGATGAAAAGTTTGATTATGCAGGTATGTTACAAGCATCGGAAACAGAATTTCCACAATTATTACAAAAAAGAAAAGAATTTACACTAAATAAATTTGAAGGCAAAGATTTAGAAACAAACTTTGTAAACGCCTATAAAAAAGATTTTGAACAAAGTATGGCGGGTTTACAAGCTTATTATAACGAAAGTTTAAAAGTGCGAAAACTTAATGGGCAAAAATCGCCAACATTTAATTATGAAAATTACAAAGGGGGAAATACGAGCTTAGATGATTTTAAAGGCAAATATGTTTATGTAGATGTTTGGGCAACTTGGTGCGGACCTTGTCGTGCAGAGATTCCAGCTTTAAAGAAATTAGAAGAACATTATCATGGTAAAAAAGAGATTGTTTTTGTTAGTATTTCTATCGATCAAGCTAAAGATCATGATAAATGGAAAAAATTTGTAAAAGATAAAGAATTAGGAGGAGTTCAACTTTTTGCAGATAAAGATTGGAATTCAGATTTTGTAAAAGGTTATCAAATAAATGGAATTCCGAGATTTATTATCATTGGACCAAAAGGAGAAATTGTAAATGCTGATGCTCCAAGACCTTCTGCAGAGGATATCTACCAGACAATAGATACATTACTAAAGTAA
- the aspS gene encoding aspartate--tRNA ligase, protein MYRSHSCGELNATHINNEVTLAGWVQKTRDKGFMIWVDLRDRYGITQLIFDEQRTAKEVFEKAKTLGREFVIQVKGTVIERESKNKNIATGDIEILVSELTILNEAMLPPFTIEDETDGGEDLRMKYRYLDIRRNPVKNNLLFRHKVSMEVRKYLTDQGFCDVETPYLIKSTPEGARDFVVPSRMNEGQFYALPQSPQTFKQLLMVGGMDKYYQIVKCFRDEDLRADRQPEFTQIDCEMAFVEQEDILNMFEGLTRHLLKEIKGIEVEKFPRITYDYAMKTYGNDKPDIRFGMKFGELNEVAQHKDFGVFNNSELVVGIAVPGCASFTRKEIDALIDWVKRPQVGASGMVYCKYELDGSLKSSVDKFYDQEDLKKWAEVTGAQPGDLILVLSGNADKTRTQLSALRMELGNRLGLRKPDEFAPLWVVDFPLLEWDEESGRYHAMHHPFTSPKPEDIHLIDSNPGAIRANAYDMVLNGNEIGGGSIRIHDKGLQAKMFDLLGFTPEEAENQFGFLMNAFQFGAPPHGGLAFGLDRLVSILGGQETIRDFIAFPKNNSGRDVMIDAPSVIDNHQLDELHIQLK, encoded by the coding sequence ATGTATAGAAGTCATTCTTGTGGCGAATTAAATGCTACACATATAAATAATGAAGTAACACTTGCTGGTTGGGTTCAAAAAACTCGTGATAAAGGTTTTATGATTTGGGTTGATTTGCGTGATCGTTACGGAATAACTCAATTAATTTTTGACGAACAAAGAACAGCAAAAGAAGTTTTTGAAAAAGCAAAAACACTTGGTAGAGAGTTTGTAATTCAAGTTAAAGGAACAGTTATTGAGCGTGAATCTAAAAATAAAAATATTGCAACTGGTGATATTGAAATATTAGTTTCTGAATTGACTATCTTAAACGAAGCAATGTTACCACCTTTTACAATTGAAGATGAAACAGATGGTGGTGAAGATTTAAGAATGAAATATCGTTATTTAGATATTCGTAGAAATCCTGTAAAAAATAACTTATTATTCCGTCATAAAGTTTCTATGGAAGTAAGAAAATATCTTACAGACCAAGGGTTTTGTGATGTGGAAACACCCTATTTAATTAAATCTACTCCAGAAGGTGCTCGTGACTTCGTTGTGCCTAGTAGAATGAACGAAGGGCAGTTTTATGCATTACCACAATCGCCGCAAACTTTCAAACAATTATTGATGGTAGGCGGTATGGATAAATACTACCAAATTGTTAAGTGTTTCCGTGATGAAGATTTACGTGCCGACCGCCAACCTGAGTTTACTCAAATTGACTGTGAAATGGCATTTGTGGAACAAGAAGACATTTTAAACATGTTTGAAGGTTTAACACGTCATTTACTAAAAGAAATAAAAGGCATAGAAGTAGAAAAATTCCCTAGAATTACTTACGACTACGCTATGAAAACTTACGGAAATGACAAACCAGACATTCGTTTTGGAATGAAGTTTGGTGAGTTAAATGAAGTTGCACAACATAAAGATTTTGGAGTTTTCAATAACTCAGAATTAGTTGTTGGTATTGCTGTTCCAGGATGCGCTTCTTTTACTAGAAAAGAAATCGATGCGTTAATTGATTGGGTAAAACGTCCACAAGTTGGTGCTAGTGGAATGGTTTACTGTAAATATGAATTAGACGGAAGTTTAAAATCTTCTGTAGATAAATTCTACGACCAAGAAGATTTAAAAAAATGGGCTGAAGTTACAGGTGCACAACCTGGAGATCTAATCTTAGTACTATCTGGAAATGCAGATAAAACGAGAACACAATTATCTGCTTTACGAATGGAATTAGGAAATCGTTTAGGTTTACGTAAACCAGATGAATTTGCTCCATTATGGGTTGTAGATTTCCCACTTTTGGAATGGGATGAAGAAAGCGGACGTTATCATGCGATGCACCATCCATTTACATCGCCAAAACCAGAAGATATTCATTTAATTGATTCAAACCCTGGAGCAATTAGAGCAAATGCTTATGATATGGTGTTAAATGGAAATGAAATTGGCGGTGGTTCTATTCGTATTCACGATAAAGGATTACAAGCTAAAATGTTTGATTTATTAGGTTTTACACCAGAAGAAGCAGAAAATCAATTTGGTTTCTTAATGAATGCATTCCAATTTGGCGCACCACCACACGGAGGTTTGGCTTTTGGTTTAGATCGTTTGGTTTCTATTTTAGGTGGACAAGAAACCATTCGTGATTTTATTGCGTTCCCTAAAAATAATAGCGGTAGAGATGTGATGATTGATGCGCCTTCTGTAATTGACAACCACCAATTAGATGAATTACATATTCAATTAAAATAA
- a CDS encoding cold-shock protein, with amino-acid sequence MRTGKVKFFNEEKGYGFITDDATGKDIFVHATGLRVEKLEQGDAVSYEEEDGKKGKVAAQVVVIED; translated from the coding sequence ATGCGAACAGGCAAAGTAAAATTCTTCAATGAAGAAAAAGGTTACGGTTTCATTACTGATGATGCAACTGGAAAAGACATTTTCGTACACGCTACAGGTTTAAGAGTAGAGAAATTAGAGCAAGGTGATGCTGTAAGTTACGAAGAAGAAGACGGAAAAAAAGGTAAAGTAGCTGCTCAAGTAGTAGTTATCGAAGACTAA